Below is a window of Drosophila willistoni isolate 14030-0811.24 chromosome XR unlocalized genomic scaffold, UCI_dwil_1.1 Seg144, whole genome shotgun sequence DNA.
TGAGAGGTGACAAGAAAATCGCGCCATATGCccaaaaataaccaaaaactGAGCAATAAAAATTTGTCGCCAAAGCCAATAAATGTGGGCAAGCAAAAAAAGGTCCAAAGTGTTGGGTTAACTTTAACTGTGCAGTATAGTTTCAATACCCTTTGCTCCCAGCTCTCTAATTGATCCAACAAATTGCGGATCCCCCCGTCAATGGATCCACCCACACCCTGTTAGATCGGGAAAAAGCCCTACTTAGTCTAGAAGTGAACGGACTCTGAGTAGGCAATAAGACTGAATCCTGAAAAGACACACCATAGGCCACCTTAATTGGGGCTATGTTCGAGCCAATATACCCTTGAATTTGTGGCAAGGGTATCGAACAGAAGTAAAAAGTCGGAAATGCAGCGaaacaagaaagaaagaaagaaataccAAAGAAACTTACTCCGGATATGACCaaatttatatacccttgcagctTTTACGGCCTAAGCGTAGCTTCAATTAATCGAACGGACTCGTCTCATGATCGGatatgcttccttctatgcttTGCACATTTCTagccaaaattaatatattctTTTTGGCAGGGTAtacacacagaaaaaaaaaagaagaacaaaactaaaccgaaaaacattttcattgcGCCCGCAAAACTTGCTGCTAGGTGGCAGGCAACCCAACCAGGCCAGAACAGGTGGGTTGCCTGCTCCACGGTCTCCGTGTTCGTCTCCATTCGTAGCTGCTACTGCTGGTCCGGTCCTCTGGTTAGGCAAACAGATTTGaagtaataaaaaattgaaattaaaagttCCACTTCAGTTGGCCACTTGGCTGGGGCTGTTTGGTCATGGCCATGGGGCGAGACACAGTTTTCACACTAAAATAGGTCGTAAAAATTATGAGCGGGCAGCctcaaaaaaattcaaaagacgacaaaataaaaaggagaATCAGTGGCTTATGATTATGACAATGGCCGTTGGTGGGGTGGGGGCTCATGGTTGAGGTAAATCCATTTTGCTCTCATCTTTTTGGTCTTTTGTTTAAGTGGAGcaaatttttggtatttggAAATAACTGGAGAAATTCTTTATGATTTTTCAACTAATTTCGCAGTTTAGCGACAAAgcgacatacatataaattaatCTGTTTCTAATGCTTTTACATAAGCTATTAATCTGGAATCTTAACTATTGCATTTTAAAATCCATTTCGTTATAGTTAGGAATCGTCTAAGTAAAAATTTCTATTTagcaaatttgatttttttaggGAAACGTCATTTTCTTGATTTCTTCTCTCTCCCTCAATGTCCTTTTGTTTAGgtctggctggctgactgctCAATGAGGTCAATGGGCAAGGCAGTTcacattttcttttacttttccactttttattttcatttgttttttccatttcatttccatAATTTTCATTATATCGCGTGTAGAGCAAATCAAACAAGACAAAACCAAAGAGAACGAGCGAAAAAGccaattttaattgttttgcgGCCTTGAGTTGGGTCGGTCGGTAGGTCGGCGGGTCGGTGGGTCGGTTGGTTGTCGCTTGTCAACTGTCTTCTAATCAAAATTGCTAAGCACACACATTGAGCATATTTCACACATCGTCGAGAGGATAGAGAGGGTATGGGGTGATGGGGGGGATTAGGTGAAGGAACAGTATGGGGGACGGTGAAAAACGAGAATAATGTGCGACACGTTCGAGCATAAACCGAATTAAGTATACGCCGCGTTCGCCCAACCACCAGCACCAGAGTCCGCAAAAACCAAACTCatacacactcgcacacagccccacacaaacacacacacacacacacacacacacactgagtCGCATCTTTATGCGTTCAGAAGTAGCTGCCGCTTGTCtgcaacaccaacaccaactcTCTTACTCCCCCCCACTCACGGCctgtaaaaagaaaagtttctACTTAAACCGTCTAAGTGAATTTGCCATAGTCAAATTTCAGGCTATGGCTCTAAGCGTTGCCTTAGGTCAGGGTCCCAACCAGCACAACAATATCGAGTGCTTTGGGTTTAGTCAGTATGGgaattgtcaaaaaaaaaaaaatgaactaaacaaattttttgatcaCTTAATAAAAGATCAACTTTctccattttttatttctcatgtttttttcaattattgaaacattttcaaaaatatttttgaaactaATTGACGAGACTTTCGTTGATCGGATGCCGGTGGCTTGGAGGAACACGAGTTCAGTGTGTCACATTTGGCTCGTGTCGCGGGTGACAAGCCGAAAGGCTCTTCGTTCCTCGGCAAGGAAAGCGCGCTGAGTAAAGAGCGCGCTTGAGCAGACAATTAAGGGCTCAAGAGCGAATTGAGTGCTGGCCATAGCATATCCTGCTGACTAAAGAGTATTTGAGTAAGGATGGCTTAGTTATGTCCAAACGCACCGACTTCCCTATACCCTTCAACGGCTTCAGGATAACATTTTTCGAGAATcggaaatgaaaatgttatCTTCTATCTATTACAAACATTTTGTATCCTTTCAATATACACATCCATTTTGAAGGGTATAGTAACTTAAGCTCAGTCTACTTCGCAGGCGTTAGGGGAATCAATTTCTTTTGCACTTTCCACTCAAAGGACGCCATTTATCCATGCGACGGCCATTGCATCCACCACTATTTGGTGGTTGAAAAACAGGATAGCTTTAAAACTTGGAAATGGAATTGCAACTTGGGTAAGGAAAAAACTTTTCACCTCACTTTGCcacaaaattgaaaatgcacATGATAGTGACATTTTGAGTATAGAAGAGATTTATGGTTTCGGTTCGAGCCAGAATATCTACAACTTCCATAGAAGaaatttgctgtttttttagcttcaataaaatttctttaaaaattgtgTCTTGATAAAACCAAACTATTTTTACGTTAATTCCGATCGCACTCACAATCAGATGACTATATAATATACTCCCGCTTAATAAACGACTTTTCCCCTGAGAAAAGCGTGGCGCTTTGGTTATTTATAAAAAGGAGTTTAAAAGAATTCGTTGCTTAACTTTAGGCCTAAAGATTTGCTAAAACTTGGGGGAATTTACATACATTAAGGGGGttggttgttggttgttgcTTGTGGATAAAGGCTCTGATGTGGGGTGATTGCGGATGCTTTGTTAAGGCAAAAGACCATTCAAATCCTTTTACTTCCGCTTTAGTCAGGCAGATGCCGCTGATAGCAAAGATTCCCATTCATTCCACCAACCATAAGGCAACCAACCGGGCCCTCTCCCTACATCTCCAGCAACCCGTTCAACGCTTTTCTTAAAGAAGcgtgaaaaaaaaggaagaaaatatGATTACATATTGTATTCTCTGCTGGGAAAAGGGttgacattttgttttttcctgcTTTCCAGCGtcttgtgtgtatgtgtgtgtgtttgcctcATCATACAAAAGCCGAGCCACTTCTAAGGCAATCACCGATGCCGCCCTTCCCCAGTCTCCCAGGCCAGACACACCCAACacccaacaacaataacaacaacaatggtggcattcaattttttaatatttgccttgcaaattttctataaaaatgcatttgttgtcTACGCGTTGACAGGATGAGGCGGCGGCGGCGCCGTCAACgccgacaacgacgacgacgaccacGGTGTCGCTTCACTATCGCCCACAAAACTGCCAACTGGCAACAGGAAACAGAAAGCAGCGCCCAAAAACAGTTCTAACAGACAACCAAACCAAAGGAGGAAAAGTGAATGTAGCTTGGCAATGTCAACACATGGAAATTGCAAGGACAacgccaacagcaacaacaccaacaattTAGTATGAAGAATGAACAGGGAATCAACTTTTAAATACCCTCGAACAGGGAATAGAAACACCAGCAAAGAGGCTTTACATATAGAACTAAGAGAGATAATTACTAATCACTGGACCATGTCGCGTCTGTTGATGTCTACTACCAAGTATTTTTTGGGTAGGATTGATACTCCTCGTTGAACTTATGGTCTAGGGGGTATGAAAAGAATGATATGGCCAACGAAAAAACTACAACTCAGGCAAGCAGTCAGGACACAGCAGGCGGCCCAGGACAGGCGCAGGCCCAGGATAGAGCAGGGCGGAAGCAATAAATTGGTTAGGTAAAAAGCTTGTCGCAAACTCGCATAGatagacgacgacgacgacgacgacaacagtGGCACAGGTGAATTGGGAGTGGGAGTAGGAAAAGGTGCGGAAAGCATCGCCTGTAATTTGTGTATGGCTAGGGACAACTAAAAGGACAGACCAACTAAACGAGAGACTGCGacctagagagagagagagagagagagggagtatGAGTAAGTGAAGTGCAATTTTTTCTAGTATACCTTTCGACTAATTTATTCCTCGTTGCGGTATGGAAATTGTAAATATTAGTGTAAACACTTAATAATTGGCCCTCTCAATTTCCTCTTTTGCCATCCCCAGCCTTGAATTTCTGCTGTTCTTGGCATTTTCTAAACAACTTTCCCCTTTCCCACTTGCAACTATGAATATGAGGCCTAGAAACTGTTTTCCAGCTTGTAAGGCGAGGTCAACACCACAATTAAAGTTCACTTACTTGTGAGTGTATATGATTATTTAAACCCGATGGATTCGAATTCAATCCGATTGCACCTTCTTGATGGCCACGCTGGTTATCTCGGCCTCTTTCAACTCCTCGTCGGTGGTGGCATTGTAGATATGCTTCAGATACAAATTGAAATAGTCGGTGTAGTTCATGGGCGTGGATATGCGATGTTTGCGCACTGGCAGACGCGGCGACAGGGACAACATGCTGGCCCACTGCCCGTCACAGAGATCGTCGTACCGCAAGAGGCCGACCTCGTGTCCACCCAAGTCGCCAGGACCACGACACATCGGCTGTTGACCATCCCAGAGTTTTAGCACAAACTCCCGTATCCAACGAGCCAAGTAGAGGGCACGACAATCACAATGCCAGGGATTCTTGTCCAATTTAACAGCCACCAACTTGTCTAGGCCATGAAGGGCTCCATGTGGCAGAAACATCAGCTTATTCGAGTCAATACGGCTGCGGAGGAGAAGAGGAGAACAACATGGAGAGGACATCGCTTTGGAAATTCTCATACTCACAGTTTCTCAAGCTGGGTGAGAGGCTCAAATGCCCTGGCATCGAAATACtttaaaatgttattatttAGCATCAGAATCTTTAGATGCGTTAGACCCTTAAAGTCGTCCGCCTCTAGTGTGGTCAAATTGTTCGAGAAGAAGGTGAGCCGAGTCAAAGCACTTACACGCAGAAACAGACCCGCCGGAATGGTAGACATAGAGTTTTGTCCTAAGAACAGCTCGTTTAGGTTTTTTAATTCGGCAAAGGCCTGCCCATCAATCTAAaagagaaaatcaaattttcaaaCCATAACAGGAAATTTCTTTCGCATACTCCACGAAAACTAACATGACTAATGCGATTCATGGTCAGATCAAGGGTCACTAAGTTGACCAGATTATTGAAAATTGTGCCCGATATGGAGGTTATCCGATTATTATGCAGCATCAATGTGCGTAGACTCTTTAGGCCACCAAAGAAATCATCATCGATTCGAGCTAAAGtgaaaagaattaaaataCAATTGTCTTTTGCTAATTCCATGCCATTTTCTGTCGCACCGATTTGATTCCAGCCAAAATCTAGAGCCTTCAGCTTGGTTAAATAGCGGATGCTACCCGAGACCAATTCATCGATCTTATTTCTGGACATATCCAGCTCTTCCAGCATGAGCTGATCTCGCAGCAAGTTGGGGGGgaagtttttaatttgattgtCACACATATTGACGACAGTCAAACGTTGCGCATGGTAGAAAATCGATTCTGGCAAAAGTACTATATCGTTCTTGCTAAGATCCAATAGATTCAGATTGCGTAGTTTCCAAAAAGTGCGAGCATCGATATCCTCCAGTTGGTTATTCTGGATGCGTCTTTGAATACAGATACAGAGAACAAAACTCATTAGTCCCCGCATAAAGATCAATTAATTGTAAAGGACTCACAAATGCAAGAGACTATCCAGGTCTTGGAACAAATCAAAGGGTAAGAAATCGAGTACATTATTTGATATATCCAGTTCTTTTAGCAAGGTAAGACCACGGAACGTGTCCTTATGCAAAGTAGAGAGCATATTACGGGAGAGATCTCTGTCAAATAGGTAGCATAAAATCGTCATCCATATAGAGTGGCCATAGATAAAGATAAATACTCACATGGCAACCATATTCATAGGTATCACCTGGGTAACGGGCACTGATTTCAGATTTGTATTCCAGCAAGTGAAACTCTTTGTATCTGGGTTACAACGACACACTCCAGATGTGCAATGATTCCATTCGATCTGGCTGCCAGTGGCCAAGTGCCAAATGGGCTGTTCGACGGAACGCAAGCGACTCTCGATCTGACGCACTCGCTTGACCAGATCAAAATTGGCCAAGTGCGACATGGCATTTACCTCCTCGTTGGCTTCCTTTGGCGTTGCAATCTTCTCCTTCGCTTTCGCACTCTCATCTTTTGGCACAGCCTGCTGGGTGCCATTCGGCAGAGTATTGATCAGCATAAGAAGCTGAGACACAATGCCTAAGGATTCGCAAGCATTTAAGCTGCAGTTGCGTTGGCCTCCCGATATCAGGGGCAAGAGATAGCGTTGCCGGAATTCGTCCAGACTCTGGGTAGGGGAATCCTTACTTTGCGGTGGGCTGGCAAGCACACAACAAGCAGCCAACATTAGACAGACATATCCACCAAAGATCCGCAACGACATGTCAACTATATATGTGGCGATTATTCAGATCGGCGGTCTTATTTATAAGAGCAATTTAAGACATAATTGGTATAATTTAGGCAAATTTACATGCAACAATTACCTTAAGTAGTTCATGGCGCGGCAGGGGATGGTTTCTCCCAGAAACCAAAAGTTCCACTGCAAATCTGATTGCCAAGAGCACATGCCTAGCAGGGCGGTCCATATCAGCTCCCCCTCAATTGCAATAAATTAGCTTGGACAAATTAAGATGAACAATATTCACGGTCTCAAGACTAGATTGGGGCAGTATATGCACATAGTTACGCTAGTCAGATGTTAGTTTTTGTAAATTAATGTTCCTGTGGTTTCTGGCAACTTTTGACCCAATGACTACAATGAGTCTTCCCGCGTCTCAACGAAAGTCTTGGGATTGAAAAATGTCTTATTACTCATCATGTGCTTTCCTTCAGTCGTTGCCGGATCTTCTGTTCGGTCTCTAAGCTTAAATTCTCAAGGCCTGGGAAGGAATCAAGGGTATATTCACGATTTGGAAAGAATTCTGTATGCTTCTCCATTTTGCTGCCAAAcgttttatattttctaaCGGTGCTTTATTATCGACGCCCCCATAATCGATATTTTATCGATTAAAATAATCggttgataaaaaaaaacagtggGACTATTTATTTGCTAAGCTGGCGCCCCCTACAGAGTTTTAAAATCCATTCTCAGccgttatttttatatttcccattttttttaacaactGTTCTCAATCATTAAAAAACAATGGATGGCGCCACAAAAATTCCCAGTTCCCATATAatggttttttattatttcattaacGGATGGCGCTGCATCATATAAGCGGAATCGGGTGTCACAGAAATCGCTAATCCGCCTTGCCAAAGGATGTTAAATTTATTTCGTAACGATTCTTGTGACATCGCCCATTCTGCCTGTTTTTCTTAATGCTGCAGGAACTTAAGTGAAACACTTCTTCCTGGCAGGGCAGGAGCCGAAGGCCAACTGAATGGGCTTTACACACAGCATATCGGCAATAACCTTATATTTGGCCAACAGAATATTAGGATACGGAAGCGCCCGCAGATCATCCACATAATCCATGTGAAGTTTCTCCAACTCGCCAGGTAGTCTAATTGGATGCATCTTATCCTTGGGGCGACTATTTTTGATGCGGCTATTAAAGTCATCCAGTCGCTCCATAAAATCAGGAATGAAGTAACAAGGATCAAGGGCCAAAAAGATTTGACCCAAATTGGGATTCCCCTGCTGGCACTCAACATTCCAACGGGGAATGCGAGTGGCATAATTCGAACCCGACATGACGCCACACAACACATCAATCAGTGCCGCCAAACAGAAGCCTTTGTGGTCACCAGCGGGGAACAGGCGCTGAGCAGAGAGCGCTAAACTGGGAAAACAAGTGGAGACGCCGCATTCATCCGCTGCCCAGTTGTGGGGAATATAATCGTTCTTCATAAAAGCCCACTCAATGGAGCCAATGTCCTTGGCACTAGTGGCCATGTCGAGCATAAAGTGGGTATTTTTGCCCTTGACGCCAAACGCCAAACAATTAGCTCCCATTACCGATTCCTGTGATCCCGGTGGCACCATTAAGGGAGCGGCATTGGAAAGCACCAGTCCAGCGAAACCATTGCTCATGGCCCGAAAGGCATACCAAGCAGCCATTCCAAAGTGTTGTGATTGCTTCGCCACGACCAATCCCAGGCCACTGCGGCGGGCCTTTTCCACCGCCAGATCCATGCAAAAGTTCCCCACAATCACTCCCAACGCGCCATTGCCACTAACATGAGCCACGACGGGAGTCTCGCTGATTACCACCGGATCGGCATCAATCCTGACGTAACGATGATGCAGATCATTCAAATATATCTCCAGACGATTCAGTCCACTGCCGTAAATTCCGCGATAATCGGCAGCCACCAGAAAATCACTGATGCAACGCAATTTAATAGACGGCACACCCACACGACTGAGGCAATCCTGGATAAAGCGCCGCACTTCGTCCACAAAAACCAGCGAAGAGTGAGCGATCTCTGGGTGGAAGGCCAAAGGCATGCGAAAGCTAGCCAACCGCCTCCCACTAACCGAACGAGCTACAAACATGTTCGATAGGGGAATCATTGTCATCATTATAGGGGGGAAAGGTCAGACTCAGTTTGCTTGGGTTGGGataaattatatattcatTTGATAGGGGGTTAGATAAATAAGCTTATGCGGGATTACTTTGGGGTGGGGGGCAgggaatttaaatttaatttagagCTGTTGATGTCAGCACGGCCACGCCGCGCTCATAGAAACTGTGCGAGTCCTGACCAGCAGCCACGGCCAAATCGACTGTGAAGAGCAGCTCCGTTCGGGTGGAGTTCAAGTAAACCGGCAAAGTCAGTTTGCTGAGACGTGTCTCCGGCGACGAATGCCTTTGGATCAAATAGAGGAGGATCAAATTAGGagcaaatttaaatttcaatcaaTAAATTACTTACTTGACCCATTTCAGAATGGTCACAGGCAGATCCATCATAATAGTGGAGGCTAGCAACAGCTCATTGTTTTTGCACTGGGCACCCTGCAGCTTGAGGCCAGTAACGCCAAAGCAGCAATCTTTTTGGTCGGTCTTTAAGCCGGCATCGGTGATGGTCACATCCAGAGCCAATTCCTCCAATGACCAGCTATTGGCCTGGGCAACGCACTGCCTCGTGGCTGTAATGTAGGCCTCCGGATTGAGTAGACCACCCAGCCAGACGGGAAAGCCTTGCAGCTCCTTGGCGCCAGCCTGGGAGACCAGTTGCGAGACCTTCTGCAATTGCTGGACACGGTTGCTAAAGTCGGTGATCCATTGGATGACAGTGCAGCCAATGGGCACAGTGTAGCGCTTCCAGCCCTTAGGTATGATGCCGCGAACCAATTCGGACAACATGGAGCGATGGTGGTTGGTCTGCTTCTTCTCACCCTGACAGATTAGAACCACATCCTGCAGATCCAAAATGACTGTTTGCAGCAGGCGGGAACCACTGGTCACCTCGCGCTCAAAGTACCGATACAGAGGATCCTTGATGTTCTCCACGGTGCGTTTGAGGACCTGCAATTGCTTGGGCAGCAGTTGCAGCCACGAAGTGGCCGAATTGTGTAGTGTCTTCATCCAGGATGGCCGACCATCCTCGCTACGAGGAATAGAGGATTGCTCCGACTGATCCTCCACACTGTAGGCCaattcatcatcatcctctAGCTGCTGCATCTTGAGCAACTTGCTGACCAAATCGGTGCCCCGCGTGGTAAGCAACACCTTTTCGGCATTATTGGGTAGCCCCAACCAGGATGGAGTCTGCCTATCGGTTAGGTTCTCAATCCATTTCAAGAAATGGTCACGACGAGTCCCATCGGGCATCGTTATGTGACGCAGGCCACCAGAAGATCCATCCACATTGGCTACCAGAGCAAAATCAGCCTCAAAACTGCGGGCCGTGAACAGTTTCTTGAGGAAGGAGGTGAGCAGACGCTGGTCGAAATCGTTATCGATCTTACCACCATAAATGGATTGCGACAACAGTGTGACCAAGGCATCCCATGGCACCTTTTCTGGCGGCAGATTAGTACGTCCCATTGCTGTGGTGTCTATCCAAGTGTCCAGGGTGTCGCAGGCCACTCGCAAATCGGATTCATTGAACTCGTACTTCTTGGCCCATCCCAACGGAACGTAGCGCAGACGCTCCTGGACTATGGCGTGGAACCAAGCCAGGAGGAAATAGAGGCGAGCCCGCTCGCTGGGAGTCTTCATCAtgcgagctgctggaaccgtGGAGAAAGTGCGCAGCAGATTGGCCCTGATACCCGGTGGTGGCTCAAACACAAAGATGCGTCCAGCGCGCAACAGATTGACAGGAACCTTGGGATTGATCTCCATGGTAAGGAAGAGACGGAACCCGGAATGTGGCTGCAATGAGTGCATCTTCTTTTCCAATTGCACCAACCACTGAGGTGCCAAATGCACATTCTTAAGCAGAACCCAACGTCCCGTTTTGCAGGCCATGTTTATGGCCCGTTCTGCTTGGTTGAATCCTTCTGCAGATCCTATGGCTATGCTGGAGATTTGTTTATTCTGCTCGGCAGCCAAATCGTCCACACGGCCAGAGGCATCAAATCCAGGAACCGAGCAGAGGAGTGCTGGGGTATTACAATTCAATTGCTTATCTACCACGGAGGAGAAGTCCAATTCCTGCTCGGCATTGGGCATGAAATCCTCTCCCAAGACGGTATTTACCACATTGTGGGCTGCTGCAATTACACGATCTGGGCGGAAGGCCTGTATCAAT
It encodes the following:
- the LOC6638889 gene encoding carboxypeptidase N subunit 2, with protein sequence MSLRIFGGYVCLMLAACCVLASPPQSKDSPTQSLDEFRQRYLLPLISGGQRNCSLNACESLGIVSQLLMLINTLPNGTQQAVPKDESAKAKEKIATPKEANEEVNAMSHLANFDLVKRVRQIESRLRSVEQPIWHLATGSQIEWNHCTSGVCRCNPDTKSFTCWNTNLKSVPVTQVIPMNMVAIDLSRNMLSTLHKDTFRGLTLLKELDISNNVLDFLPFDLFQDLDSLLHLRIQNNQLEDIDARTFWKLRNLNLLDLSKNDIVLLPESIFYHAQRLTVVNMCDNQIKNFPPNLLRDQLMLEELDMSRNKIDELVSGSIRYLTKLKALDFGWNQIARIDDDFFGGLKSLRTLMLHNNRITSISGTIFNNLVNLVTLDLTMNRISHIDGQAFAELKNLNELFLGQNSMSTIPAGLFLRVSALTRLTFFSNNLTTLEADDFKGLTHLKILMLNNNILKYFDARAFEPLTQLEKLRIDSNKLMFLPHGALHGLDKLVAVKLDKNPWHCDCRALYLARWIREFVLKLWDGQQPMCRGPGDLGGHEVGLLRYDDLCDGQWASMLSLSPRLPVRKHRISTPMNYTDYFNLYLKHIYNATTDEELKEAEITSVAIKKVQSD
- the LOC6638759 gene encoding uncharacterized oxidoreductase YjmC; its protein translation is MMTMIPLSNMFVARSVSGRRLASFRMPLAFHPEIAHSSLVFVDEVRRFIQDCLSRVGVPSIKLRCISDFLVAADYRGIYGSGLNRLEIYLNDLHHRYVRIDADPVVISETPVVAHVSGNGALGVIVGNFCMDLAVEKARRSGLGLVVAKQSQHFGMAAWYAFRAMSNGFAGLVLSNAAPLMVPPGSQESVMGANCLAFGVKGKNTHFMLDMATSAKDIGSIEWAFMKNDYIPHNWAADECGVSTCFPSLALSAQRLFPAGDHKGFCLAALIDVLCGVMSGSNYATRIPRWNVECQQGNPNLGQIFLALDPCYFIPDFMERLDDFNSRIKNSRPKDKMHPIRLPGELEKLHMDYVDDLRALPYPNILLAKYKVIADMLCVKPIQLAFGSCPARKKCFT